Proteins from one Desmodus rotundus isolate HL8 chromosome 9, HLdesRot8A.1, whole genome shotgun sequence genomic window:
- the TUBB4A gene encoding tubulin beta-4A chain isoform X1 produces MDSVRSGPFGQIFRPDNFVFGQSGAGNNWAKGHYTEGAELVDAVLDVVRKEAESCDCLQGFQLTHSLGGGTGSGMGTLLISKIREEFPDRIMNTFSVVPSPKVSDTVVEPYNATLSVHQLVENTDETYCIDNEALYDICFRTLKLTTPTYGDLNHLVSATMSGVTTCLRFPGQLNADLRKLAVNMVPFPRLHFFMPGFAPLTSRGSQQYRALTVPELTQQMFDAKNMMAACDPRHGRYLTVAAVFRGRMSMKEVDEQMLSVQSKNSSYFVEWIPNNVKTAVCDIPPRGLKMAATFIGNSTAIQELFKRISEQFTAMFRRKAFLHWYTGEGMDEMEFTEAESNMNDLVSEYQQYQDATAEEGEFEEEAEEEVA; encoded by the exons ATGGACTCGGTTCGCTCTGGCCCCTTTGGCCAAATCTTTCGGCCTGACAACTTTGTATTTG ggCAGTCTGGAGCGGGCAACAACTGGGCCAAGGGCCACTACACAGAGGGCGCAGAGCTGGTGGACGCCGTCCTGGACGTGGTCCGGAAGGAGGCCGAGAGCTGCGACTGCCTGCAGGGCTTCCAGCTGACGCACTCCCTGGGTGGAGGCACGGGGTCGGGCATGGGCACGCTGCTCATCAGCAAGATCCGGGAGGAGTTCCCGGACCGGATCATGAACACCTTCAGCGTGGTGCCCTCGCCCAAGGTGTCGGACACGGTGGTGGAGCCCTACAACGCCACGCTGTCCGTGCACCAGCTGGTGGAGAACACGGACGAGACCTACTGCATTGACAACGAGGCGCTCTACGACATCTGCTTCCGCACCCTCAAGCTCACCACGCCGACCTACGGGGACCTCAACCACCTGGTGTCGGCCACCATGAGCGGGGTCACCACGTGCCTGCGCTTCCCGGGCCAGCTCAACGCCGACCTGCGCAAGCTGGCCGTGAACATGGTGCCCTTCCCCCGCCTGCACTTCTTCATGCCCGGCTTCGCCCCGCTCACCAGCCGGGGCAGCCAGCAGTACCGCGCCCTGACGGTGCCCGAGCTCACGCAGCAGATGTTCGACGCCAAGAACATGATGGCCGCCTGCGACCCCCGCCACGGCCGCTACCTGACCGTGGCCGCCGTGTTCCGCGGCCGCATGTCCATGAAGGAGGTGGACGAGCAGATGCTGAGCGTGCAGAGCAAGAACAGCAGCTACTTCGTGGAGTGGATCCCCAACAACGTGAAGACGGCCGTGTGCGACATCCCGCCCCGCGGCCTGAAGATGGCCGCCACCTTCATCGGCAACAGCACGGCCATCCAGGAGCTGTTCAAGCGCATCTCCGAGCAGTTCACGGCCATGTTCCGGCGCAAGGCCTTCCTGCACTGGTACACGGGCGAGGGCATGGACGAGATGGAGTTCACCGAGGCCGAGAGCAACATGAACGACCTGGTGTCCGAGTACCAGCAGTACCAGGACGCCACGGCCGAGGAGGGCGAGTTTGAGGAGGAGGCCGAGGAGGAGGTGGCCTAG
- the TUBB4A gene encoding tubulin beta-4A chain isoform X2, translating to MREIVHLQAGQCGNQIGAKFWEVISDEHGIDPTGTYHGDSDLQLERINVYYNEATGGNYVPRAVLVDLEPGTMDSVRSGPFGQIFRPDNFVFGQSGAGNNWAKGHYTEGAELVDAVLDVVRKEAESCDCLQGFQLTHSLGGGTGSGMGTLLISKIREEFPDRIMNTFSVVPSPKVSDTVVEPYNATLSVHQLVENTDETYCIDNEALYDICFRTLKLTTPTYGDLNHLVSATMSGVTTCLRFPGQLNADLRKLAVNMVPFPRLHFFMPGFAPLTSRGSQQYRALTVPELTQQMFDAKNMMAACDPRHGRYLTVAAVFRGRMSMKEVDEQMLSVQSKNSSYFVEWIPNNVKTAVCDIPPRGLKMAATFIGNSTAIQELFKRISEQFTAMFRRKAFLHWYTGEGMDEMEFTEAESNMNDLVSEYQQYQDATAEEGEFEEEAEEEVA from the exons ATGCGCGAGATCGTGCACCTGCAGGCCGGACAGTGCGGCAACCAGATCGGGGCCAAG TTCTGGGAGGTGATCAGTGATGAGCATGGCATCGACCCCACGGGCACATATCACGGGGACAGTGACCTGCAGCTGGAGAGGATCAACGTATACTACAATGAGGCCACAG GAGGAAATTACGTACCCAGAGCCGTGCTGGTGGACCTGGAGCCAGGCACCATGGACTCGGTTCGCTCTGGCCCCTTTGGCCAAATCTTTCGGCCTGACAACTTTGTATTTG ggCAGTCTGGAGCGGGCAACAACTGGGCCAAGGGCCACTACACAGAGGGCGCAGAGCTGGTGGACGCCGTCCTGGACGTGGTCCGGAAGGAGGCCGAGAGCTGCGACTGCCTGCAGGGCTTCCAGCTGACGCACTCCCTGGGTGGAGGCACGGGGTCGGGCATGGGCACGCTGCTCATCAGCAAGATCCGGGAGGAGTTCCCGGACCGGATCATGAACACCTTCAGCGTGGTGCCCTCGCCCAAGGTGTCGGACACGGTGGTGGAGCCCTACAACGCCACGCTGTCCGTGCACCAGCTGGTGGAGAACACGGACGAGACCTACTGCATTGACAACGAGGCGCTCTACGACATCTGCTTCCGCACCCTCAAGCTCACCACGCCGACCTACGGGGACCTCAACCACCTGGTGTCGGCCACCATGAGCGGGGTCACCACGTGCCTGCGCTTCCCGGGCCAGCTCAACGCCGACCTGCGCAAGCTGGCCGTGAACATGGTGCCCTTCCCCCGCCTGCACTTCTTCATGCCCGGCTTCGCCCCGCTCACCAGCCGGGGCAGCCAGCAGTACCGCGCCCTGACGGTGCCCGAGCTCACGCAGCAGATGTTCGACGCCAAGAACATGATGGCCGCCTGCGACCCCCGCCACGGCCGCTACCTGACCGTGGCCGCCGTGTTCCGCGGCCGCATGTCCATGAAGGAGGTGGACGAGCAGATGCTGAGCGTGCAGAGCAAGAACAGCAGCTACTTCGTGGAGTGGATCCCCAACAACGTGAAGACGGCCGTGTGCGACATCCCGCCCCGCGGCCTGAAGATGGCCGCCACCTTCATCGGCAACAGCACGGCCATCCAGGAGCTGTTCAAGCGCATCTCCGAGCAGTTCACGGCCATGTTCCGGCGCAAGGCCTTCCTGCACTGGTACACGGGCGAGGGCATGGACGAGATGGAGTTCACCGAGGCCGAGAGCAACATGAACGACCTGGTGTCCGAGTACCAGCAGTACCAGGACGCCACGGCCGAGGAGGGCGAGTTTGAGGAGGAGGCCGAGGAGGAGGTGGCCTAG